From the genome of Oryza glaberrima chromosome 1, OglaRS2, whole genome shotgun sequence:
ggatatcttgacccccaaattcttaaaaccggtgcaatttgactccctgggcggtttcgctgacgtggcgcctacgtggcagtattgactcgatcttctttccacgtggcgttgaggtgtcattagaaataaaaaaaaatgcgtgggacccatctgtcattcacacacaaaataaagtggggcccactgacatgtgggccccacatgttatcctctctctcactacccttcttcttcctcctctctccgttgtttctctctctctctccgttgACATGAGCCGCCGGCAGGAGGGGGCTCGAGTGCCGGCGGTGGTGGGTGGGTGCcggagtggtggtggcggtgggcggtggacggTGTACCTCCGGCGACGGGCGCGGGAGCAGCTCCTTCTACCGCACCGGGCCTCGGGCGAGTGGGCGACGGTGGGGAGCACGGGCGGCGGGAGCTAaagaggcggcagcggcagcggaccTTGGGCGAGTGGGCGATGGTGGGCGGTGGACGGTGGGGAGCACGGGCGGCGGGAGCtaaagaggcggcggtgggctgcTACCCgccccctccatctcctcctcctcgtagtcgtcgccgtcgaccttcCCGACCATGTCGAGTACCAGATCGAGACCAGCCGTCCGCCGCCCCTCGtacgctcgccaccgccgctgctctcGTCTCCGACCTCGTCGGCTGCGGCCATAGCCACCACCCACGGGACGCGTTGCCGCCGCTCCGAGTCAGCACGCGGCAGTGCTATCGCGAGCGCAAGTGCGGGAGGAGGcactggcggcggtggcggcggcgacaacacaCAAGATCGGCGgctccgcctctcccctctcccttccggCCCTtacacaccgccgccgcctctcatGTCACCCATCACATCCGTTCCTCCCTCACctgctctcctctcttctcctctctccactTGGCGAGGCCgatggcgaggccgccgccaccgcttcagcttccgccgccgccgccgctctggcccccgcccgccgccgctccagctccagccTCCCATGCTCCCCGCGGCCAGCCgaaggagagaggagaaagagaaagaaagagaaaagggaggaagaagaaagggagagagaggatgacatgtggggcccacatgtcagtgggccccacaattttttattttgtgtgtgaatgacagatgggtcccacgcatatttttatttctaaggccacctaagcgccacgtcaatgccacgtgaaaagaagaccgagtcaatactgccacgtaggcgccacgtcagcgaaaccgccctccaaaaccgcccagggagtcaaattgcaccggttttaagagtttgggggtcgagatatccggttttgtggtttagggtcatgtattagatttcgatcacttttgagggtcatgaagtgaacttattcctttcttctctctatcctctctggCCCTGCGCGTATTACATAGCCCATGAAAGTGGATTCTAAATTTTCTGAGAGGACATACCatcgttatttgcatgtcaaCCAAaccaaatggttatgaaaatatttgaaaaataatcaaaaagatattttaatatataataaatcacttcacaaacatgcaagttaaaatttaacttttatggattgcaacagaaaaaataaattaaactatgaCTAGTTAACACATATTcctagtcaaatttgtttttttcgttgcaacttgtataatttaaatttgaccTTGCATTTGTGGAGTaatttatcacatattaatctagttttttgattttttttttaatttttccataaCCATTTGGATGatatgcaaacaacgagggaaTGTTCACTTGAGAGTTAAAAATAATTTCCCCATATCCAATAGTCCATAAGTGCAAAACTGAGAACTGATCTTCACACGAAAATCTGAAACTCTCACTGGAGTAGTAGACAAATAACACAGTCCGGTGCTCCAGCATAAGTGATGATCACATCCAAGCTGCCATGGCCAATTGCCATCTTCCAAAGTAACTTCAGCCATGGAAAGCAAGCATGGAGCATGCACCCAAGTCAAAACCCTGCATAGCACTCCATCCTCCAAAAGGTCTGCAAAACTCCTCCCTAAAGACTTGTACATTCCCTGATTTTCCCTCATCATCCCATCTCGTTTGTTCTTCACTCTGTGTATTATGCATCAGTCCATGCATTCATGCTGCATGATCGGCTAGCTAGCTCTGCTCGCGCGTCTACGTGATGGCACTGATCAGCTCGCTGCAGAGGCCAAGGAAGCCGAGGTGCCCTTCCCACCCAatgctctccctctccccatccCTCGTctgcctcctcgtcctcctccccttcctctccctgctcctcctccaccgctccGCCTTCCCGGCTTCATGTTCTCCGCTCCTCGCCCACCTcaccgcgtcctcctcctcgcgctcctcGGCGAgcggcttcgccggcggcgacctacGTGAGATCGAGTTCTCGTGGAACCACCTGCCGTTCAGGCAgtccaggccgccgccggcgaggctcaAGATCGCCGTGTTCTCGCGGAAGTGGCCCGTGGCCTCGGCGCCCGGCGGCATGGAGCGGCACGCACACACGCTGCACACGGCGCTCGCGGCGCGCGGGCACCGCGTCCACGTGTtcacctccccgccgccgcacaCCGAGGCCGCGCCCCCGCGCTCCGCCGACGGGCCGCAGCTCCACTTCCTCGATGGCGACCCCGGGGTGTGGCGCTGCGACGAGGCGTGGAAGCTGtacgaggccgaggccgagaaCGACCCGTTCGACGTCATACACTCGGAGAGCGTGGCCGTGTTCCACCGCTGGGCGCGCGGCGTGCCCAACCTGGTCGTGTCGTGGCACGGCATCTCCCTGGAGGCgctccactcggggatataccaGGACCTcgcccgcggcgacgacgagcgcaTGTCGCCGGCGTTCAACCACAGCCTGGCACAGTCGGTGTACCGGGTGCTGTCCGAGGTGCGCTTCTTCCGGAGCTACGCGCACCACGTGGCCATCAGCGACGCCGCGGGGGAGATGCTGCGCGACGTGTACCAGATCCCCAGCCGCCGCGTGCACGTCATCCTCAACGGCGTCGACGAGGCGCAGTTCGAGCCGGACGCGGCGCTGGGCCGCGCGTTCCGGGAGGACCTCGGGCTGCCCAAGGGCGCCGACCTGGTGCTCGGCGTCTCCGGCCGGCTGGTCAAGGACAAGGGCCACCCGCTGCTGTACGAGGCCTTCTCCAAGCTCGTGCTGCGCCACCCCAACGTGtacctcctcgtcgccggcaagGGGCCGTGGGAGCAGCGGTACATGGACCTGGGCCGCAACGCCAAGGTGCtcggcgccgtgccgccggaGAAGCTCAAGGCGTTCTACAACGCGCTGGACGTGTTCGTGGACCCGACGCTGCGGCCGCAGGGCCTGGACCTGACGCTCATGGAGGCCATGCAGTGCGGCAAGCCGGTGCTCGCCACGAGGTTCCCCAGCATCAAGGGCAgcatcgtcgtcgacgacgagttCGGGTACATGTTCGCGCCCAACGTGGAGTCGCTGCTCGAGAAGCTGGAGGCCGTGGTGGAAGAgggcgcccgccgcgccgcgcagcgCGGCCGCGCGTGCCGCGACTACGCCAAGACCATGTTCGCCGCCACCAAGATGGCGCTCGCGTACGAGAGGCTCTTCCTCTGTGTCAAGAACGACACTTTCTGTGCCTACCCAGCTGAGTTCGATTAGTTCGTTTATTTTGATCAGCGTACGTGTGTTTATTTCATTGAATACTCTATTTAATAATCACAGAAATTAAACTATATTAATCTTCGTATTTATACTCTGTATTTGGACCTCATATAAATATCCACAAAGTACATTGGTAAATGCAGTAGATAGTGTACATTGTACGGATGCTAACACGACTTTTTCGAGTTGACCGATGCTTTTCAGGTAAGCAAAGCAACCGTGCAAACTGGGTTGACCCGGACGGCCGCAACTGCACATGTGTGGCACGTTGGAACTATTGGTTTACATGAAAGTCGTCGTCTCCTTTTTACGCTATCCATTGTCAGATGTACTACCGATTTGAGACGACTTGGAGAAAATTTCATGGGTTTTTCCTGCCACATATCAAGATGTTTagtccccacaaaaaaaaaaagaggacacTTTAGTTCTATCGCTTTGATactaccactggtggagaagctatttttggtcggtcggccgaaatccacaatagtctcaattccactaaaaaccgggactaaagatgatctttagtcccggttctaaacCTGTCAGGCCTTGTCAGGCTCCCcgggatctttactcccggttggtaagactaaagatcctaactttactcccggttggtgttatcaaccgggactaaagatctagaaGATGTTTTCAACGCttaatatataatccttcttccctatcctctcctccacaaccGCCTTGCACTTATCCtctcagatcgatctccctctcctccctctcaaatcgatctccctctcctcctccccctccgtctcctccccttcctcctcccatccccggCCCTCTCCACCCcgtcctcccttcccatccgctCAGAttgatctccctctcctcctcccctcctcctctcagatcgatctctctcctcctccccctccccctcctccccttcccctcccatccccggccctctcctctccctcctcccttcccacgcAGCAGGCGGCCGGCTGGGCCACGCACGGGCccagtggcgagcggcggcaggcggcagccgcagccggcatcttttttttttttacaatttgtgattcactaatATGTATAATTTTATGATTTGTTGCatgatctgagatgtataatctgtgatgtatttggtttgtgtgtagtttttttaagatttgtgatgtatttaatttgtgtgtataagtaacttaatatttgtgatgtgaatgttttgggatgttactttgatttgaggtttgatttgggatatgtatcccacttgatttggggatatgtatCCCACTTGATTTGAGAGAAAATATAGGGATTAAACTCTAgctaaaaaacaatgaaaaaaaagagacctaATGGGATtgccgctaccctctctttagtcccggttggtaacaccaactgagaggattaccaaccgggaggactaaagatggatctttagtcccggttatgcccatctttaatcccggattcatagtcccagttgaaaaaccgggactaaaggggttaccaaccgggagtataaatgatttctccaccagtgtaccATCCATTACTTGAGAGGACAgtataaattttatgatatggcccattgaattaaaaaaagataaacgttTATATTTAGGCCTAATTATTTTTCTCAACTCCAATTcaacttcctcgttttccgttagcacgttttCAAACTGTTGAATGGTGTGTTTTTaacaaaaagtttttatataaaagttgctaaaaaagcaaataaattcattttcaaatttataatagccaatacttaattaattatgtgctaatgaggtttctcgttttgcgtgaaaaaaatatatctctAAAACACCACATCGAACGGggccttattttattttattgatacACCTCTGGTTTTTTAATTCTCGATGCTTTGAATAATATTAAAGTGAAACAATTATAACTGTGACTACTAATAACTTTCAGTTTGGAGACACTGGAATATGATGTGTAGGTTGGTCTTACAAAGTTCCTTgagaaaattaaatatttatttattttttctatagtaTAATATAACATCATAGTTAAAAGATATATCTGGAGACCCTGTTATTATCCGAAACATTAAGAATTATGGAATTGGAGTAGTAGAGACCATTGTAAAATTGTAGCGAGGAGTTGCAAAAACAATAACCTTAGTAGTAGGTGCTGCTGAGTAAGGATCCAATATCCACAACATATATAATTCACCTCCGTAAAACGGCTAGATGCAActacaaacaaattaaaattaccaCCAGATCCTTTTGAGCTACATATGTATGAATATTCCTGTTGTTCATGTCTAGGGTCAAACTACTAGCAAATGGAAATGCGGTCACAAAtggggaggaaaaaaaagctGTAAGCAACTAAGCACACGTCGCAGATATATCAAATACATGAATTACAAACGACCCCTCAACACAAGTACACGCAACTCAAGTCATCTTTGAATATGAACAATGGCCTATGTTATATActctcctactccctccgtttcgaaatgtttgacaccattaactttttagcacatatttgaccattcgtcttattcaaaaacttttgtgaaatatgtaaaattatatgcctacataaaaatatatttaacaataaatcaaatgatagaaaaagaattaataattacttaatttttttgaataaaacgaatggtcaaacatgtgcttaaaaaattaacggcgtcaaacatttcgaaacggagggagtacctttcaAGCTGTGATCGACGGATCGGCATAAAAATGGATCACTTCTCTTCTCTGCGTGCAGACGAGCACTACCTGGCAAAACCCTGAGCCTGATCCTCATCGGCATCCGCCTTTCCAGTTGACGATCGATctggccgccgtccgccggccaccgcgtcCTTCCCGGTGAGCCTCTGCACGATGGACTTGAACTCGGCGCTGTCCGCCTCGATGTGCACCGTCTCGATGATCTtcaccaccgccggcggcggcggcggcgggccgtgCCTCGTCGTCTCGTCAGCTCCTCTCGTCGACATCTATACCTCGCGCGCCGGATCGGAGCAAACACAGGGGTCGGCAACACGTACTGGAGGCCTCAACTCTCGGGTAAATAATGCGCAGTACTGCTCTTCAACCGTACGTACGTGCGATCGACCTCCTTCTTATAGCTCGTAACAATGGCAGGCAAGCGTCGTCGCATGCACTCTCGCACGTTGAAATGGTCGGTCAGATTGACAGAAGTAGTGGTACACGAGACTTGAGAAGGAGCGCCTGGAGAACAATTTGGCTACTACCAAGCCACTTGGTAGAGTTGGTATGTACTTGCCACGACAGCGACATGACGGCGGTCGGCACCGGCTGCAGCGACCGTACcgaggagtagtagtagtaggctaGTAGCTTCGCACGGGTTGACCCGCGAGGAGAGATCGCGGCAGTTGCGCGCGCCACATATTTTCGTCGTTGAAGTCAGTAATACCGGTGCGTACTAGCCGGCAGTTGGCTGCTGCTCACCGATTCGGTCGGTCAAAACGGGGCTTTTCGTCACGTACTCACGTAGCTACCTTTCTGTCGCTGCTTGCCTATCGACATGCGTCACCGCTTTGGCCCCTCGGTCAAAACGGACCTTTTCTTCAGCTAGCTAGCCAATAGCCATCTTTTTATTCTCGCAGTTTGGCTATCGACATGCGTCGGCGACCAATGGCAGTGAAAGGGTGATGCCAAAAAAACGTGGGCGCATTGCTATTCTGGGAGAGGCAGAAAGTTACATGAAGTAATCAACTGGTAAGATCGATATTTATAGTCAACGGCTTGCTGCTCAGCACTTACGCTATGTAGAGTGAGAACTGAGAAGTAATCAACATtacgaaaaaagaaaagaaaagcagatTCGTGACAGGACACGATTAGCACCAAACGAAACATTACGGCTTGCAGCTCAGCACTTACGCTATGTAGAGGGATAAGTAATCACATCacgaaaatggaaaaaaaaacagagcagaTTCGTGACAGGAAAACGATTAGCATCAAGCAAAACATTTGTGTCATCTATTATTATTAGTCGCAGACATGCAAAAGCTATGGTCACACCGTCACACAATGACAGGACACCGAATACAAAAACTGCTCCCAGTATGGAAAACTTCTAAAACACATAGgcgtggtgatggtgatggcttTGTTGAAGCTGGCTTTCTAAAACACATAGGGAGTCATCCTCAACAAATGCAGCAGAAGCACATCACATAACATATTGACATCTAACAATAGAATAGAAACTCAAAACAAATGTGCATCCCTTAGATATTCGAGGCAAACTAAGTGCTTCAGGAGCATATCCCATTCCCAGCATAAAACTGAATAACCAGCCAACCAGGTGATCATGGTTTTCCTCGCCAAATTTAGTATCCCTGCATGGCTGCATAATTAGTTTTTGGATATTATACATTTACACTTCCCACTTCAAAATGTCAACAAGATGCAATGTTGTAAGATAAATATATACCATTTGACGGCACTGTGTCCTTAACTCCTTATAGGGCACAAGGCGTGAACGTCTTATATCAGGATTGggcgagagagagataaggcatgcacacacatataccTGCAAAAAAGGTGATAAGAGTGTCATAGTTACACCCCAACACACACCTCAACATAACGATAACAAAAAGGTACATTTATTCCATATGAACTTTCTTGTACATGAACTGTTCTTACTCTAATAAAAGAAGATGTGACAGTTAAGAAGGTAGACACATACCACCTGCCAATAAGCCAGAGAACTAACCAGGGTCCACAGGTCGTTTCTGCTAAGGAGGGAAGCGGCAAGCGGGTTACTGCCACATATACCCCTTGTCCAGCAAGAGCAACTCCAGCATATTTTCAATCATCCAATTCTTTCTGAAACACTGATCCTCCGGCAAGAGCTAGTCCAGCAACAGCAACTCGGGTAAGAGCTTGGATTTCTTGCACTATAAACTGGGGTATAGATGGAGAATGCGGAGAGGAAGATAAACGAACTGCCTGGAGAGTAGTGTACAAGAATAATAAGAACTTGTTCTAAATGAGACAAATACAAATGCACAATATTTAATATACTTGCTTCATTGACATAAATTATGCAACAGTTTGACTTCGCATGGCGTCCAACATGAGTGTATGCTAAAATTTTCAGCAACGAAGAAGAAATTTATCTGGTACAAATTGCTCTTGGaatgatttatttattattcctttTCTAAAGAAAAGAAACCCTTGCATCTTATGCACACAAATGAAGTCACTAACTAACTAATCTTCCTGCTTAGAATGTACAAGTTAATTTCTAATTTTCTTAAATATATTTCTGTTCTCGCAGAGAAAAGGGGTACTCCTACAGTACCACACATAAGAAAAAGGAGTTCAGAAGTTGAGAAGGAACAacgttcgagaaaaaaaaagttgagaagGAATATTGCATTCACAGTAAATAAAGTTTGCATAAGAATAGGAAGTAAACACTACAATGCCTCCACTAATACACAAAACGATAAGAGTGAACTGAAATATGCaaggatttgaagaaaaactgaaaagaaacgACATGAGATGTGTGCCCAACATTTCATGTGATACTCTATACGGTCAAACGGAAATTTTCCATGAAAAGCTGATAGGAAGATTTAACTCAAACACAAAAACTTCTTGTTAAATCGATTCTGAACTCAACAGGATATCACTAAATTGGTACCGAACTGCGCTAAAAGACAAGGAAAAAAACTGTGTGAAGTAAAAATGGAAAATAATCAGAAGTGATGATTGCTAAACGGTTCACTGCGGCCATCAATGGATCTCTGCAAAACATGTGCTTGTCCATCATGTAATAAGACACACACTTGTACTGAGGCTGCATAACCACCCTTCGGAAACAAGTGTCATCCTTGGAGGCAATACATTCTCTACAAAAGCATATCTGTCATGACAGGTGTTCCAAGAAAAGAGCTTCCCTGTACCTGAATCAACAAGTAACCAATCACTTGTTTTGTATATAGCATATGAAGGGATGTTTGGCTATATAATTGCAACATATAAGCGAACAAACAAATAGCATTTGTATTTTCAGAAAACTCATTAGAAAGCACATTACATCTAGGAAGCAATTAGCTAAGTTACATGCCCGATTCAACCTACACTGCCAAATGCCAATGCATAGTCATGTCAAAATGAGATTCttcaaatgaagaaaaaaaaaaactaaaggcaGAATTGCTGGTATCTCTGTAAGCTAATCAATTTCTAGCCAATAATATAGTCACTTACTTTCCAGAGCTGCTAACTGAAAGAATCGAATAAGAATCATGAGAAGCAGGCATGCTGATATGATTCTTGGTCTGCTTTACTACCAGCTGTTCTACAGAGTATTTCCTTGACCTTCCCATTTCAGATGTAACACCAGAATTTCCAAGGGAAGGATTTGCTGTGTTTGACAATTGGAAATCCAGCAGCTTAAGTTCTCTTTCAACAATGTAAACAGCAGAATGCTCCTTGCTTTCTGCTGGTGTTGGTAGAGGAGCAACAGCCGGAAGTGCTCTTGGATCGAACTTGCTTAAAATAATACCAATATTAGTTCTAGTAGCAACAAGATGCGGTTGTAAGGGGTGTGCCACCATGCAGTAAACCTAGAATAGCTGCAAAATTCAATTTATGATTAGCATGCTTGGAGATAAAACATTACCGGGATTTTATCTTTATACCCCAAAATAAATCATCAGAACAGGGAGTATTGGCCTATTGGGCACTGAGAGAAAGGGAAAGCAAAgcacatttgatgataaatttaTCATTCACAAATATTGTTACTTCCATTTTCAATGCAGAAGAAAGTTGTATACGCAATTAAACTAGCCCTGAGGGACAAATGTCACAAACCCAAAACAAACATCATATACTTGGTCAAGTTATGCATTTACATGTATGCCCCAAAAAATCAAGTTAACTGAATTCTTCTTTAAACCTTTAGGTGCATTGAGCAATACAGCTCGGAAGATGGAACTATACATCCCAGTTTCTGTAGCAGTTCTAGCTAGCAAATGGAATTCCAGATATATGCATGCGTCATGCAACATCTGTGGTCAGATTTTAGTATTTTACTCTAAGGGCAAAGCACTCAATTTGTTCAAATAGTTAAAGCATCAGAAAATGACCTGGAGAGTGGAGAGGATTCCATAATGCAGAAGAAACATACTCTAAGTCAACAACCATAACTaatctaaagttttaaactgcTCGCTGTGAGATTGATATATGCTCTGTTGGTTACAACTTTACAAGATAAGCTGCTTAGGCAGACTAAAAAGGAAAGAGACAACAGGAGCAGCTCATTTGCTTTTCTTAATCTTGACTGGTAATAATTCATTCATTCCCCTCACCGATTACAATAAAGTCAAAAGGAGAAATGCAGCTGCAGCAGTACCAGTAAAATGTGCATAACCACTAGGTTCACGGATAAGTTTGCATAGAACTACAATCATGGCAAGCAATGGAACCATTCCGTCATGAATGCCACATAGCACACATTAAGTCTCAGATATGACAATTTACACCACGATGCTCTATACTCTCAGAGAATATCAGGCACAGGCACAATATGTTAGTACCACGCAAATTCTTGGGAGCTAAGTACACAGCTGCTATGGTAAAGTAGAACATGAAGTTAGAAGAAAGGGTCTTGTTAAAGAAGAATAGGATGGATATTCTGGAGCAGAGATAAGTCATTATTGCATCATTATAATATATCTGTAACTTGATATTTCTTTCCAAAGTCCAAACTCAGGAACATACCATATATGGGAGTCCTTGACACAAATCAGAATATCAAGGTTTGGTGCAGGAGGATGACACCACGAGGCAAGAAAATTTAGGTACTGTTTAATGCGCCTAATTTCCTGTACAGAAGATATGCTACTGCATAAGCTCCACcttaaataacaaaaaataaaatcttactGAAACAGTGAATATACCTACCTGAAGTGTATCAGTTGATATAGCTTTTGTCGTCACAGGACTGGTTCTATGAGACATACGTATGTGACACCAACAAGGCACCACCATGCAAGCCAATTACCTGCTCGGTCACAACCATAACAATCATTTTCTTGAAGCATTATTGAGTACCGACAACACCTTAACTAAAGACAAGGTTCAGCGACTGAATTTCTGCATTATTGAATACCGACAACACCTTAACTAAAGCCAAGGTTCAGCTACTGAATTTCTGCAGATGGCTGAAAAACTACGCCTCATTTCCGCTGATCGACCAAGGATATGCTAAAGGTGAAAACAATAACACCTACACCTAATTGTTATCGCCTACCACCTTGTTTAAAACTCTGAAAATCTTATACACAACACTACTATAGCATAGAAACAAGGAACTAGTGCATTATCTGAATTCACATGTTGCAATTTAGATTTATGGAAAAAACGATCTTAACTAACTGCAAACTTTTccctgcaaaagaaaaaactaactACAAACTTTTACACCAGAAAGCCAAAAttctacatgaaaaaaaaaaggaaatcaaaGAATGGCTACGCAAGGCCGCACCTTCGATCATTCGAGTAGTAGCGGAGAGGAAGAGCGATGTGGCTGTTCTTGGTGTCCAACTTCCAGGGCCGCATTTGTTCATTTTCACCAGGAAACCTGCGCTCTCCGCGGCCGCTTCTGGTCATCTCCAACAGTGCGCCATGGTCGCCATGTCCATTAGGCGAATCCGTGCACCCGTACGCTGCTGCCGCCT
Proteins encoded in this window:
- the LOC127770989 gene encoding uncharacterized protein LOC127770989, producing MALISSLQRPRKPRCPSHPMLSLSPSLVCLLVLLPFLSLLLLHRSAFPASCSPLLAHLTASSSSRSSASGFAGGDLREIEFSWNHLPFRQSRPPPARLKIAVFSRKWPVASAPGGMERHAHTLHTALAARGHRVHVFTSPPPHTEAAPPRSADGPQLHFLDGDPGVWRCDEAWKLYEAEAENDPFDVIHSESVAVFHRWARGVPNLVVSWHGISLEALHSGIYQDLARGDDERMSPAFNHSLAQSVYRVLSEVRFFRSYAHHVAISDAAGEMLRDVYQIPSRRVHVILNGVDEAQFEPDAALGRAFREDLGLPKGADLVLGVSGRLVKDKGHPLLYEAFSKLVLRHPNVYLLVAGKGPWEQRYMDLGRNAKVLGAVPPEKLKAFYNALDVFVDPTLRPQGLDLTLMEAMQCGKPVLATRFPSIKGSIVVDDEFGYMFAPNVESLLEKLEAVVEEGARRAAQRGRACRDYAKTMFAATKMALAYERLFLCVKNDTFCAYPAEFD